Proteins from a single region of Mytilus trossulus isolate FHL-02 chromosome 2, PNRI_Mtr1.1.1.hap1, whole genome shotgun sequence:
- the LOC134707214 gene encoding ATP-binding cassette sub-family C member 3-like: protein MGKEHRKIYIRINVNIKEGKLVAVVGHVGSGKSSFIASILGEMEKLAGEVRVKGSVAYVSQEAWIQNLTVKDNILYGHTFNDRKYNRVIEGCCLKTDLEILSAGDMTEIGERGINVSGGQKQRINVARAVYSNSDIYLLDDPLSAVDSHVGQDLFKKVIGPEGMLRHKTRILVTHGVHWLPKVDEIIVMDNGRISERGTFQQLLQHNGPFAQFLQIYLLHDDAPDEENHAEISKIKDEIWDQVESITSEGGLTTDDNIFMQGGLSRRKSQLLLKQGSLIDLEKSLSAAVMIKATMARRQRNLRESKASMSKKSRKTSIPESTEGQLIKEETAQEGSVNLSVLIEFIKAMGIPATIMGLLALAAQQGLNIYQNFWITFWTEDSYLKNTTLMQTQSYTDITFYYLGIYALLGCLQGITLFLFGMIAFTRFVKATGDIHDRGLNCILRSPMSFFDTTPVGRIMNRFSSDIDVIDDRFPRTFRMLSIMGFMLFGTIFVIIVTTPVSLAVILPMLIVYIVIIKLYLPSARQLKRIESVTRSPIYNHFCETISGASIIRSYRSVNRFIDELHTRLDINACFYYAANTGMGWIGIFIESLGNLILLAVALFGIISTDINGGDIGLALTYAFQIIIAMNIVVRGVSEMQMNLVSIERCEEYTHLPPEADWIQRHKPPIDWPQKGTIQFCNYKTRYRIGLELVLSGIDCFIKNGERVGIVGRTGAGKSSLMQALFRLIEPAEGSIVIDDITTTTIGLHDLRRKITILPQDPVLFSDTLRVNLDPLGQFSDTEIWKALECAHLKDFTMNQTKQLMSELGEGGNNLSIGQRQLVCLARTLLHKTNILILDEATAAVDMETDDLIQRTISEEFAECTVLSIAHRLNTVMDYDRIMVLDKGVIVEFDAPDNLLRNKDGIFYSMAHDAGLV from the exons ATGGGAAAAGAACACAGAAAGATCTACATTAG GATAAATGTCAATATAAAGGAAGGAAAGCTAGTTGCGGTTGTTGGTCATGTTGGATCTGGGAAATCGTCCTTTATAGCAAGCATCTTAGGAGAGATGGAAAAACTTGCTGGTGAAGTCAGAgtcaaa GGTTCTGTTGCGTATGTTTCACAAGAAGCATGGATACAAAACTTGACAGTTAAAGATAACATTTTGTATGGACACACATTTAACGATAGAAAATACAACAGAGTCATTGAAGGCTGTTGTCTGAAAACAGATCTTGAAATCTTATCTGCTGGAGATATGACAGAAATAGGTGAAAGG GGAATAAATGTAAGTGGAGGACAGAAACAAAGAATTAACGTCGCTCGGGCAGTGTATAGTAATAGTGACATTTATCTGCTAGATGACCCACTAAGTGCTGTTGATTCACACGTTGGTCAAGACCTGTTCAAAAAGGTCATCGGACCAGAAGGGATGTTAAGACATAAG aCAAGGATTTTAGTAACCCATGGGGTTCATTGGCTACCAAAAGTGGATGAAATAATTGTCATGGATAATGGTCGAATATCAGAACGTGGAACTTTTCAACAACTTCTACAACATAACGGACCATTCGCACAATTTTTGCAGATCTACCTTTTACATGATGACGCTCCGGACGAAGAAAATCACGCCGAAA tcAGCAAAATCAAAGATGAAATTTGGGATCAAGTAGAAAGTATAACCTCTGAGGGAGGGTTAACGACGGATGACAATATATTTATGCAAGGGGGGTTGTCTCGTCGTAAATCCCA acttctATTAAAGCAAGGCAGTTTAATTGACTTGGAGAAAAGTCTTTCTGCTGCTGTAATGATTAAAGCCACAATGGCCAGGCGGCAACGCAATTTAAGAGAATCCAAGGCCAGCATGTCTAAGAAATCACGAAAAACTAGTATACCAGAGTCTACAGAAGGACAACTGATCAAGGAAGAAACAGCACAAGAAGGATCG GTTAATCTATCTGTATTAATAGAGTTCATAAAAGCCATGGGAATCCCTGCTACTATAATGGGACTGTTGGCGTTAGCAGCACAGCAAGGATTAAATATATACCAGAATTTCTGGATAACATTCTGGACAGAGGACAGCTATCTCAAAAATACAACATTGATGCAAACCCAGTCATATACTGATATTACGTTTTATTATCTAGGAATATACGCCCTACTAGGATGTTTGCAAG GTATTACTCTATTCTTGTTTGGAATGATAGCATTTACCCGGTTTGTTAAAGCTACTGGTGATATACATGACAGGGGATTGAACTGCATTCTTCGATCTCCAATGTCGTTCTTCGACACAACGCCTGTAGGTCGAATAATGAATCGCTTTAGTAGCGATATCGACGTAATAGATGACAGATTTCCTAGAACGTTCCGAATGTTGTCAATCATGGGATTCATGCTTTTTGGTACAATATTTGTTATCATTGTGACTACTCCAGTATCATTGGCTGTTATCTTACCTATGTTAATAGTATACATCGTTATCATT aaactgTATCTGCCGTCGGCAAGACAGCTTAAGAGAATAGAATCGGTTACCCGATCACCCATTTATAACCACTTCTGTGAAACAATTTCTGGTGCAAGCATAATTCGGTCTTACAGATCTGTAAATAGATTTATTGATGAACTTCATACTCGTCTTGATATAAATGCGTGTTTTTATTATGCGGCTAACACTGGAATGGG ATGGATTGGTATCTTTATTGAATCATTAGGAAATTTGATTCTTTTAGCCGTTGCCTTATTTGGCATCATTTCTACTGATATAAATGGTGGAGATATTGGCTTAGCATTAACTTATGCCTTTCAG ATAATTATTGCTATGAATATTGTAGTCAGAGGAGTGAGTGAAATGCAGATGAACTTAGTATCCATTGAAAGATGTGAAGAATATACGCATTTACCTCCTGAG GCCGACTGGATACAGAGACATAAACCTCCAATCGACTGGCCACAAAAGGGAACAATACAGTTCTGTAATTACAAAACACGTTACAGAATTGGATTAGAATTAGTATTGAGTGGAATTGATTGCTTCATTAAGAATGGAGAAAGG GTTGGAATAGTAGGAAGAACGGGAGCAGGTAAATCATCTCTCATGCAGGCTCTGTTCAGACTTATAGAACCAGCAGAAGGTTCGATAGTTATTGATGACATTACAACTACAACAATAGGTTTACATGACCTCAGGCGAAAGATAACAATACTACCTCAG GACCCAGTATTATTTTCTGATACATTGAGAGTAAACCTAGATCCGTTAGGACAATTTTCAGATACAGAAATATGGAAGGCACTAGAATGTGCTCATCTGAAAGATTTTACAATGAACCAGACAAAACAGCTTATGTCAGAACTTGGAGAAGGAGGCAATAATCTGAG TATTGGTCAAAGACAGTTGGTGTGCCTAGCTCGCACACTCcttcacaaaacaaatatattaatccTTGACGAGGCAACAGCTGCTGTCGATATGGAAACAGATGATTTAATCCAACGGACAATTAGTGAAGAATTTGCTGAGTGTACCGTATTATCAATAGCCCACAGACTGAATACAGTTATGGACTACGACag GATAATGGTTTTGGATAAAGGTGTTATTGTAGAATTTGATGCACCAGACAATCTGCTGAGAAATAAAGATGGCATATTTTACTCTATGGCACACGACGCGGGTTTAGTTTGA